The nucleotide sequence TTGTTTTTAGACATTCAAATGCCTGTGGTTACTGGTATTGACTTTATAAAAAATACGAGTATACAGCCCAAAGTGATATTAACAACAGCCTACAGAGAATATGCTTTAGAAGGCTATGAATTAGATATCATTGACTATTTATTAAAGCCAATATCCTTTATTCGGTTTTATAAAGCCATAAATAAGTACAATGCGTTGAATGCAAGCACCCAACATACTTTAGGTGAGCCATTAGAAATAAATAATGGCACAGTAGATCACATCTTTGTAAATTCAAACAAAAGGATGATTAGAATTGAGCTTGGTACTATTTTATATATAGATAGTATTAAAGATTATGTACGGATACACACTACAAATGATACCATAACCACAAAAGATAAAATAAGCACTTTTGTACAAAAACTATCTGCAGATTTTTTAAGGGTTCATCGTTCTTATATTATAAACACTAAAAAAATTGCTTCTTTAACCGCAAAAGATGTTGTTTTACTTGGAGGTATTGAAATCCCTATTGGCGCTTCTTATAAAGAAATTATTAAATTGATTAATAATTAATAACGTTAAAACTTTAATTATTTAGACCTTTCTGATAACCTTCATCATTTATTTATCTATATTAAAGAATTAAGAACGCCTTATACATGACTGTGAATCAATTAAATGTATGTTTGACTTATATTTATCTTTTTATTAATAAAAAAATATTACTCGATTAATATTTACTTGATAAATATGAAAATAGATTACGTTGTACTAGCTATGTAGTTCATCGATGAAACTCCTTTTCAGCGAAAAAAAACTATAACACAACAAACAAATTTGATATAAAATGTAGCAATTACGATCTTTAATTATGTTAAACCCTTAATCTATGGACGCGAATCTATCACTATTCAATCAGATCAATAGTTTATCGTATTGGTTTTTATTAGAGAGTAATTATAAAAGTTCTATAATGTTTGATGCTGAAAAAGACACCTATTATATAAAAATAAAAAAAGGTAGTCAACGACTTTACACACATCATATTAGTCATTTTAGTACTAAAAACAAACGTTTTTTACAATTTGAATTGGCAGCTATTGTTAATAGTTTACTCCACATTAAAGAAACTATTGTTAGCAAACAAAAAAAAATAGCTAATTGAATGGTTTTGAAACTACATTAGTGCAGGTTTTTTTTAATAAGAAAGACCTCTATTAATATTTTTAATTGCTTTTCAATTTAAATTGATTATTTAAAAAATCTGCCCCTCAAAACTATAAGTAAGATACCATTCAAAGAATAAACAACTATAATATTAACTAAAAAAAAACCTACACAACTTATATTGTTAACTTTTGTGAAACTATTTTAACAAATAGTTAAGCTAATAAATATGAATTTTTATTGGTTGTGAACTAAAAGAACTTGTTCTTTATTTTACTAGTGTAACTTTTACAGCATTCATTCCTTTTTGCCCTTTTTCCAGTTCAAAAGAAACTTTGTCATTTTCAGTAATTTCATCAACTAAGCCACTAACATGGGTAAAGTATTTTTCTTGATTTTCAGCATCAACTATAAATCCAAACCCTTTTGAAGAATCAAAAAACGATACTGTTCCATTTCTAATTGGATCAATTTCTTCTTTATCTCCTGCTAATGTTTTTGGAATACTTATTTCAATACTCTCAGCTTGTACTTTAATTTTTCTAGAAGGATCTGGCGGAGTATCTGTTAAATTACCATTATGATCTACATAGGCAAATTCAATTCCCTTTTTTCCATTCTCTTTCGCTTCAGCTTTTCGAGCTTCCATTTTCTTTCTCTTATCCTCACGTTTTTTTAAACGTTTTTTTTCTTTTTCACTCTTGTTAAATGTCTGTTGCGATTTTGCCATTCTTTTATTTCAAAATTTTAATCAATATTAGTAATTATCATTCAAAGATATCTCTTTACTTTAAACTATAAAGGGTATTATCCCTAGTTTTTTATATTAGCACAATTAAGATACTATATTTTAGATTAAATAATAGTAATTCTTACTTTTTTCTTTTTTAATCGAGTATTATTTAATTTAGAAACTAAGCTAGCAGCAATATTTGCTGGGATAGCTACAAATGCACAATCTTGTTTTAGCTCAATAAGGCCTAACTGATCTTTTGTAATATTACCTTGTTTAAAAAATAATCCAGCGATATCGCCTTTTGATATCTTATCTTTTCTTCCTCCAGAAATAAATAGAGTTTCCCAATTCATTATTTTTTTCTTAGCGTTGGGAAGAAGAGTTACATCTTTCATTTCAGAATTTTGAATAAATTCTGGTAAACTCTCATCTTTCCATTTAATAATATATGCGATCCCTTCTTCAGATACCCTAGCTGTTCTGCCATTTCTGTGAATAAACTCCTCTTTAAATAGAGGTAATTCATAATGAATAATATTTTTCATTTCTGGAACATCAATCCCTCTTGCTGCTAAATCGGTTGCAATTAATAATGGATTGGTTCCATTTCTAAATTTAATTAGAGAGCGCTCTCTATCTTTTTGTTCCATTCCACCATTAAAACAGCTATGACGTATATTTTTACTTTCTAAAAAAGCGCTTACACTTTGTATACTGTTTTTTAAATTACAAAATATAATACCTTGTTGGTTTCCTATGTAATTTAATAGTTGTAATAAAGTATCCAACTTATTTTTATCTGGAGAAATAACTGTTTTTAAGGTTAATTTTGAAGCTGAAACATTTAAATAGTTAATAATATTTGGGTTTTGTAAACCAACAAAATTTGGAATGGATATACCCTGTGTTGCAGAAGTTAATATGCGATTATTTAATGCAGGTAGCTTACTAATAAT is from Flavobacteriaceae bacterium and encodes:
- a CDS encoding cold shock domain-containing protein, whose amino-acid sequence is MAKSQQTFNKSEKEKKRLKKREDKRKKMEARKAEAKENGKKGIEFAYVDHNGNLTDTPPDPSRKIKVQAESIEISIPKTLAGDKEEIDPIRNGTVSFFDSSKGFGFIVDAENQEKYFTHVSGLVDEITENDKVSFELEKGQKGMNAVKVTLVK
- a CDS encoding DNA-binding response regulator — protein: MGIKCVVIDDEPLAIKVLEKHIKQVPELELIATFDNPITAGQFLQSNVVNLLFLDIQMPVVTGIDFIKNTSIQPKVILTTAYREYALEGYELDIIDYLLKPISFIRFYKAINKYNALNASTQHTLGEPLEINNGTVDHIFVNSNKRMIRIELGTILYIDSIKDYVRIHTTNDTITTKDKISTFVQKLSADFLRVHRSYIINTKKIASLTAKDVVLLGGIEIPIGASYKEIIKLINN
- a CDS encoding ATP-dependent helicase, which encodes MTNQIKRQEEILNKLNISELNAMQKEAHSSISKNANTILLSPTGTGKTLAFSLPLLDKLDIECADIQVLILVPSRELAIQIEQVIRSMGSGYKVNAVYGGRSISKDKIELKHLPAILIGTPGRIADHFDNNRFLRNNIHTLILDEFDKSLEVGFEHEMKYIISKLPALNNRILTSATQGISIPNFVGLQNPNIINYLNVSASKLTLKTVISPDKNKLDTLLQLLNYIGNQQGIIFCNLKNSIQSVSAFLESKNIRHSCFNGGMEQKDRERSLIKFRNGTNPLLIATDLAARGIDVPEMKNIIHYELPLFKEEFIHRNGRTARVSEEGIAYIIKWKDESLPEFIQNSEMKDVTLLPNAKKKIMNWETLFISGGRKDKISKGDIAGLFFKQGNITKDQLGLIELKQDCAFVAIPANIAASLVSKLNNTRLKKKKVRITII